The following DNA comes from Bacillota bacterium.
CTGGTTTGACTGTGGTAATCCCGAGAGCCTGTTGGCCACCAATCGATATCTCTTGGACCGGGATGGAGCCGTTAGTGCTCCCCTGCAAAATACGGTGGTAATTCCCCCAGTACATATTGCCAGAACTGCTAGGGTAGCCAACAGTGTCGTCGGCCCCTATGTGTCGGTAGCTGATCATGCCGTGGTGGAGAACTGCCTGATCAGGGACAGCATCCTCAACGAAGGCGCAGTTGTGCGGGACATTACCTTAGATGGGTCTTTAATCGGACATAACGCTGTCGTCACTGGTCGGTACACTAAGCTGAATATCGGGGACTCTTCGGAGATCATTTCCGGTTCCTAGGGGGCAGAGTCCGGGAAACCGACGAGAAAAAACAGGATGGGATGGCAGTTGTTATTCCCATCCATTAGCTTGACACGTCTACGGGCGCAGGGTACAATGGTAGCAGCCTTGCTTCCAGGTACTAATTTGTGCCCGAACAAATTGGTAAAGGAAGATTTTCATATGTTAGATATTCTTGAAATCCAAAACAGAATTCCCCATCGCTTTCCCTTTTTGATGGTGGATCGAGTCCTGGAGTTGGAGCCAGGTATTCGGGCAGTTGGATTGAAGAACTTGACCATCAACGAGCAATTCTTCTCTGGTCATTATCCCCAGCGCCCTATTATGCCAGGGGTTCTGATGCTTGAGGCTATGGCTCAAGTCGGGGGATTGGCGGTGATCAAGGATGGAGTGGCCAGCGGTCAGGTTCCTTTGTTAACCGGGATCGACAAAGCTCGCTTTCGGCGAGTCGTGGTTCCCGGCGACCAACTTCGCATTGAAGTTGAAGTCACTCAGTTGCGCAGGTCCTTGGCCAAGTGCAAGGGCTATTGTTATGTAGAAGATGAGCTGGCTGCCGAAGCGGATTTGATGTTTGTGGTGGCCCCTGCCGACAAGGTCGGACAGTAACGGTCACCTGTACAAACTTAAGCTGACTTTGGGGATTGTGCCATGGGCAGCCGGAAGGGGAACAGGAATGAGCACAAAGGAAAAGCCGGGAAATAATGTCATCCCTTTGCGTCAGAAGATACACGAGACTGCGATTGTTCATCCCAATGCAGTGATTGGTTCCGGCGTTACTATCGGTCCCTATTCGATTATTGGTGAAAATGTAGAGATCGGTGACGGGACAGAGATCGGAGCCCACGTGGTTATAGAGGGATGGACGACGATTGGTAAGAATAATAAAATTTATACCGGTGCAATTATAGGAAATGAGCCCCAGGATCTGAAGTTCAAAGGGGAAAAAAGCTATCTCTTCATTGGAGATAACAACATCATTCGGGAGTATGCTACCATCAGCCGAGGTACCGAAGGTGGTGGAGGCGAAACTCGAATTGGCAACAGTTGCTTGATCATGTCTTACGTTCACGTGGCCCATGATTGTCAGATCGGGAATAATGTCATCATTGCTCATGGCACTGGAATAGCCGGCCACGTTACCGTTGAGGACAGTGCTGTTTTTGGTGGGTTAGTTGGA
Coding sequences within:
- the fabZ gene encoding 3-hydroxyacyl-ACP dehydratase FabZ, translating into MLDILEIQNRIPHRFPFLMVDRVLELEPGIRAVGLKNLTINEQFFSGHYPQRPIMPGVLMLEAMAQVGGLAVIKDGVASGQVPLLTGIDKARFRRVVVPGDQLRIEVEVTQLRRSLAKCKGYCYVEDELAAEADLMFVVAPADKVGQ
- the lpxA gene encoding acyl-ACP--UDP-N-acetylglucosamine O-acyltransferase; translation: MSTKEKPGNNVIPLRQKIHETAIVHPNAVIGSGVTIGPYSIIGENVEIGDGTEIGAHVVIEGWTTIGKNNKIYTGAIIGNEPQDLKFKGEKSYLFIGDNNIIREYATISRGTEGGGGETRIGNSCLIMSYVHVAHDCQIGNNVIIAHGTGIAGHVTVEDSAVFGGLVGVHQFTKVGRMAMIGAHTMVTKDVPPYLLVDGNPAKAYGINIVGLRRNGLSPEVRAEIKRAYKILYRSNLTISEAIEQMEQELAGSPEIDHFLRFLRSVDRGICR